One window from the genome of Pseudonocardia hierapolitana encodes:
- a CDS encoding DUF4232 domain-containing protein, which yields MIRTGIGAPRALAPVLVVAVLVAVLIGVTACAGAQPTPTPAVPPPPASTAPTATPAPAGTRAIKPAEQTDDAALTRCTTGELSVSLGDGGAAAGSVYRPLIFTNTGSHTCELRGFPGVSYIAGEDGHQVGPAAAMSGERGGQVPIPPGGTVRAQLQLVNVQNFDPADCHPVPVGGLRVYPPGDTASLFVQMDGTGCSTAPPGNQLSIGTITP from the coding sequence ATGATCCGGACCGGGATCGGGGCACCGCGTGCCCTCGCACCTGTGCTGGTCGTCGCTGTGCTGGTCGCTGTGCTGATCGGTGTGACGGCGTGCGCGGGAGCCCAGCCCACACCGACGCCCGCCGTGCCGCCACCGCCCGCGAGCACCGCGCCCACGGCGACTCCGGCGCCCGCGGGGACGCGCGCGATCAAGCCCGCCGAGCAGACGGACGACGCCGCCCTGACCCGCTGCACCACCGGGGAACTCTCGGTTTCACTCGGGGACGGTGGGGCCGCGGCCGGTTCGGTGTACCGACCGCTGATCTTCACCAACACCGGGTCGCACACGTGCGAGCTGCGCGGTTTCCCCGGCGTCTCCTATATCGCGGGCGAGGACGGCCACCAGGTCGGGCCCGCCGCGGCCATGTCGGGGGAGCGCGGCGGCCAGGTGCCCATCCCCCCGGGCGGCACGGTGCGGGCGCAGCTCCAGCTCGTCAACGTGCAGAACTTCGATCCCGCCGACTGCCACCCCGTGCCGGTCGGCGGCCTGCGCGTCTACCCGCCGGGCGACACGGCGTCCCTCTTCGTGCAGATGGACGGGACGGGGTGCAGCACGGCGCCCCCGGGCAACCAGCTGTCGATCGGGACGATCACGCCCTGA
- a CDS encoding LysR family transcriptional regulator produces the protein MEVRQLRYFVAVAEELHFGRAAERLHVAQPAVSQQVGRLERELGVRLLERTSRRVALTSDGMRLLDEARAALSAVDRVRAVAADLSAGRSGVLRVGTTPGVGPRLSRAAAKLRANVPDLALTLVDGTVAAHTAALRAGALDIALVRGAVAAPDLQAREVWRDALQVMLPAAHPAAAGETLPVTALAGLIVRLPDRTSDPALLDALQAACGAAGIVPATGRPVRSLEDAAVEIGMSSRDATVVCGCGGEPLPGVAVRPLTPLVEVPGMLLTASRTTPACLDALAAALA, from the coding sequence GTGGAGGTTCGCCAGCTGCGCTACTTCGTGGCCGTCGCCGAGGAGCTGCACTTCGGACGGGCCGCCGAACGGCTCCACGTGGCGCAACCCGCCGTGAGCCAGCAGGTCGGCCGGCTCGAGCGCGAGCTGGGCGTGCGGCTGCTGGAACGGACGTCCCGGCGCGTCGCGCTCACCAGCGACGGCATGCGGCTGCTCGACGAGGCGCGCGCCGCACTCTCGGCGGTGGACCGGGTGCGCGCGGTCGCGGCCGACCTCTCCGCCGGACGCTCCGGCGTACTGCGGGTCGGCACCACGCCAGGGGTGGGACCGCGCCTGTCGCGCGCCGCCGCGAAGCTGCGTGCGAACGTGCCCGACCTCGCGCTCACCCTCGTGGACGGCACGGTCGCCGCACACACCGCGGCCCTGCGTGCGGGCGCCCTGGACATCGCGCTGGTGCGCGGCGCGGTCGCGGCGCCGGACCTCCAGGCGCGGGAGGTGTGGCGCGATGCGCTGCAGGTGATGCTCCCGGCCGCGCATCCGGCGGCCGCCGGTGAGACCCTGCCGGTCACCGCGCTCGCCGGCCTCATCGTGCGACTGCCCGACCGCACGAGCGACCCCGCCCTGCTCGACGCCCTCCAGGCCGCATGCGGCGCCGCCGGCATCGTGCCGGCCACCGGCCGGCCGGTCCGTTCCCTCGAGGACGCGGCGGTCGAGATCGGGATGAGCAGCCGCGACGCCACGGTGGTCTGCGGCTGCGGCGGCGAGCCGCTGCCGGGGGTCGCCGTCCGGCCGCTGACCCCGCTGGTGGAGGTGCCCGGCATGCTGCTCACGGCGTCGCGCACGACCCCCGCCTGCCTGGACGCTCTCGCCGCAGCCCTTGCATGA
- a CDS encoding ATP-binding cassette domain-containing protein, producing the protein MVAAVSAEALSKRYPGSDRHALDGFDLSVPAGTVHGLLGPNGAGKTTAVRILATLLRADGGRATIDGLDVTTKAADVRRRIGLVGQYPAVDEILDGRRNLVMFGRLFHLSRADAHRRADELLVRFGLADTGRRPVGAYSGGMRRRLDLAVSMILAPAVLFLDEPTTGLDPRSRAEVWDAVRALVAGGTTVLLTTQYLDEADQLADRISVLAAPEGGGGRVIAEGTPDELRSRIGGDRIDLVVRHSADLPRAVALVQRVAGVAAEAEPATRRVTAPVSDRMEALTAVVHGLQREGIDAEDLMVRRPTLDEVFLQLTTLEGVAA; encoded by the coding sequence ATGGTTGCCGCTGTGAGCGCCGAGGCGCTCAGCAAGCGCTACCCGGGATCCGACAGGCACGCGCTCGACGGGTTCGACCTGTCCGTGCCGGCAGGAACGGTGCACGGACTGCTCGGACCGAACGGGGCGGGCAAGACCACGGCCGTCCGCATCCTCGCCACCCTGCTGCGCGCCGACGGCGGGCGCGCCACCATCGACGGCTTGGACGTGACCACCAAGGCCGCGGACGTGCGCAGGCGGATCGGCCTCGTCGGCCAGTACCCCGCGGTCGACGAGATCCTCGACGGCCGCCGCAACCTCGTGATGTTCGGCAGGCTGTTCCACCTGTCGCGGGCCGACGCGCACCGGCGGGCCGACGAGCTGCTCGTGCGGTTCGGCCTCGCCGACACCGGCCGCCGGCCCGTCGGCGCCTACTCCGGTGGGATGCGCAGGCGCCTCGACCTCGCCGTGAGCATGATCCTCGCGCCCGCGGTGCTGTTCCTCGACGAGCCCACCACGGGGCTGGACCCGCGTAGCCGTGCCGAGGTGTGGGACGCGGTGCGCGCACTCGTCGCCGGTGGCACCACGGTGCTGCTCACCACGCAGTACCTGGACGAGGCCGACCAGCTGGCCGATCGGATCTCGGTGCTCGCCGCACCCGAGGGCGGGGGTGGCCGCGTGATCGCCGAGGGCACGCCGGACGAGCTGCGGTCGCGGATCGGCGGCGACCGGATCGACCTCGTCGTCCGGCACTCCGCCGACCTGCCGCGCGCCGTGGCGCTCGTGCAGCGGGTGGCCGGCGTCGCCGCGGAGGCCGAGCCCGCGACGCGCCGGGTGACGGCCCCGGTGAGCGACCGCATGGAGGCGCTCACCGCGGTGGTGCACGGGCTGCAACGGGAAGGGATCGACGCGGAGGACCTCATGGTGCGCCGCCCGACCCTCGACGAGGTGTTCCTGCAGCTGACCACGCTCGAGGGGGTGGCGGCGTGA
- a CDS encoding PadR family transcriptional regulator has product MTATRLLVLGVVRGYGRAHGYRIGNDLLAWGADEWANVKWGSIYHALHTLTERGLLLDHNDVAGRTEYEITERGEAEYVKLLRDALRRPQPRPDFLGAALAMLPSLPREEAIALLKQRLDALEAQRDKARAQVDALVEPPHVRELFGLWEHQAAGGAEWTRGLIERLEGGAYPMAGEPRSPGKPGSWEALKFPPYPPRDV; this is encoded by the coding sequence ATGACGGCGACGCGATTGCTGGTCCTGGGGGTCGTTCGCGGGTACGGGCGCGCCCACGGCTACCGGATCGGCAACGACCTGCTGGCGTGGGGCGCCGACGAGTGGGCCAACGTGAAGTGGGGCTCGATCTACCACGCGCTGCACACGCTCACCGAGCGCGGGCTCCTGCTCGATCACAACGACGTCGCGGGGCGCACCGAGTACGAGATCACCGAGCGCGGTGAGGCCGAGTACGTGAAGCTGCTGCGCGACGCGCTGCGCCGCCCGCAGCCCCGCCCCGACTTCCTCGGCGCGGCGCTCGCGATGCTGCCCTCGCTGCCCCGCGAGGAGGCGATCGCGCTGCTGAAGCAGCGGCTCGACGCGCTCGAGGCGCAGCGAGACAAGGCGCGTGCCCAGGTCGACGCACTGGTGGAGCCACCGCACGTCCGCGAGCTCTTCGGGTTGTGGGAGCACCAGGCCGCGGGCGGCGCCGAGTGGACGCGCGGCCTCATCGAGCGGCTGGAGGGCGGCGCGTACCCGATGGCGGGCGAGCCCCGGTCGCCGGGCAAGCCGGGCAGCTGGGAGGCCCTGAAGTTCCCGCCGTATCCGCCACGGGACGTGTAA
- a CDS encoding TIGR03564 family F420-dependent LLM class oxidoreductase, which translates to MQIGMWIDDEKPLPAVVDAVVDAERRGFARAWFGQRLGWDPLTMIAAIGDRAPRIGLGTAVVVTWSRHPLTLAAEALTVQAAVQGRFTLGIGPSHQPIVEGRFGYRWQRPGQHVEEYADVLSPALRGDAVDVRGETVTAAGRLTVPATPPPPLLIAAHGPRLLRLAGERADGVITTWTDARSVAENVVPAVLTAAAGRPDSQIVVGLIATLTDDPDAARAHVAQGFGMAGDLPSYRRSLDQAGLAGPEDTILAGNEAELEKAVRRFADAGATELQVCPLGPPAEQERTIEFFGELARSLRA; encoded by the coding sequence ATGCAGATCGGGATGTGGATCGACGACGAGAAGCCGCTGCCCGCGGTGGTCGACGCCGTCGTGGACGCGGAACGCCGAGGCTTCGCTCGCGCGTGGTTCGGGCAGCGGCTCGGGTGGGACCCGCTCACGATGATCGCCGCGATCGGCGACCGCGCTCCGCGGATCGGGCTGGGCACCGCCGTCGTGGTGACCTGGTCGCGGCATCCGCTCACGCTCGCCGCCGAGGCGCTCACCGTGCAGGCCGCCGTGCAGGGCAGGTTCACGCTCGGGATCGGGCCGAGCCACCAGCCGATCGTCGAGGGCCGGTTCGGCTATCGCTGGCAGCGGCCGGGACAGCACGTCGAGGAGTACGCGGACGTCCTCTCCCCCGCCCTCCGGGGCGATGCGGTCGACGTGCGCGGCGAGACGGTCACCGCGGCAGGCCGGTTGACCGTCCCCGCCACGCCCCCGCCGCCGCTGCTGATCGCCGCTCACGGCCCCCGTCTGCTGCGGCTCGCGGGGGAGCGAGCCGACGGGGTGATCACGACGTGGACCGACGCGCGCAGCGTCGCCGAGAACGTGGTGCCTGCGGTGCTCACGGCCGCGGCGGGTCGACCGGACTCGCAGATCGTGGTCGGTCTGATCGCCACGCTCACCGACGACCCGGACGCCGCACGAGCGCACGTCGCGCAGGGCTTCGGCATGGCGGGCGACCTGCCGAGCTATCGCCGCTCGCTCGACCAGGCGGGCCTCGCCGGCCCCGAGGACACGATCCTCGCGGGGAACGAGGCGGAGCTGGAGAAGGCCGTGCGGCGGTTCGCCGACGCCGGCGCCACGGAGTTGCAGGTCTGCCCCTTGGGTCCGCCTGCGGAGCAGGAACGCACGATCGAGTTCTTCGGTGAGCTCGCGCGCTCCCTCAGGGCGTGA
- a CDS encoding nitroreductase/quinone reductase family protein, which translates to MTTSNPTPPRWLKPMNKVFLALKRAGIGMKDLPVLTVPGRKTGKPRNTPLSVLEHEGQRYLLEGFPGADWARNVRAADGHATLTTGKRREQVRLVELDPQEALPVLRLWPVRLADGAKIMADAGVVEAVTPEAFEAVAGRCGVFRVDAT; encoded by the coding sequence TTGACCACCAGCAACCCCACCCCGCCCCGCTGGCTCAAGCCGATGAACAAGGTGTTCCTCGCACTCAAGCGGGCCGGCATCGGCATGAAGGACCTCCCGGTGCTCACGGTGCCGGGGCGCAAGACCGGCAAGCCGCGCAACACACCGCTGTCCGTGCTCGAGCACGAGGGGCAGCGGTACCTGCTGGAGGGCTTCCCCGGCGCCGACTGGGCGCGCAACGTCCGCGCCGCCGACGGTCACGCCACCCTCACCACCGGCAAGCGCCGCGAGCAGGTGCGGCTCGTGGAGCTCGACCCGCAGGAGGCCCTGCCGGTGCTGCGCCTGTGGCCGGTGCGGCTCGCCGACGGGGCGAAGATCATGGCGGACGCCGGCGTGGTGGAGGCCGTGACCCCGGAGGCGTTCGAGGCGGTCGCCGGCCGGTGCGGGGTGTTCCGCGTCGACGCCACGTGA
- a CDS encoding ABC transporter permease, whose protein sequence is MTVLPAPGSQLRWAIADAATLTRRYLAHLRRQPAQLVLTVGFPILIVLIFAYLMGGMMVVPGGDYKQLLLPGMLTMTMLSGIGTTMVAVVTDAQRGITDRFRSMPMAPSAVLVGRAVADLTISAIGLVVLMLAGLAIGWRISGGPLAVAAAVGLLLLLRFAMLWVGIYLGMLSRGTGAVTAAQALEFPVAFLSGVFLAPAAMPAVVSTLAEWNPLSSTAAATRALFGNPGWGGESWVVQHPVLMAVVWPLVIIAVFGPLSVHRYREMSR, encoded by the coding sequence GTGACCGTGCTCCCCGCACCCGGGTCACAGCTGCGCTGGGCGATCGCCGACGCCGCCACGCTCACCCGCCGCTACCTGGCCCACCTGCGCCGCCAACCCGCCCAGCTCGTCCTCACGGTCGGGTTCCCGATCCTCATCGTGCTGATCTTCGCCTACCTGATGGGCGGCATGATGGTGGTACCGGGCGGTGACTACAAGCAGTTGCTGCTCCCGGGCATGCTGACCATGACGATGCTGTCCGGGATCGGCACGACGATGGTCGCCGTCGTCACCGACGCGCAGCGCGGGATCACCGACCGGTTCCGCTCGATGCCGATGGCGCCCTCCGCCGTGCTCGTCGGTCGGGCCGTCGCCGATCTGACGATCTCGGCCATCGGCCTCGTCGTGCTCATGCTCGCCGGTCTCGCGATCGGCTGGCGCATCAGCGGCGGCCCGCTCGCCGTGGCCGCCGCCGTCGGACTGCTCCTGCTGTTGCGGTTCGCGATGCTGTGGGTGGGCATCTACCTGGGCATGCTCTCCCGCGGTACCGGGGCGGTGACGGCCGCGCAGGCCCTGGAGTTCCCCGTCGCGTTCCTGTCCGGAGTCTTCCTCGCGCCGGCCGCCATGCCCGCCGTCGTGTCGACGCTCGCCGAGTGGAACCCGCTCTCGTCCACCGCAGCGGCCACCCGCGCCCTGTTCGGCAACCCCGGCTGGGGCGGCGAGTCGTGGGTGGTGCAGCACCCCGTCCTCATGGCCGTCGTCTGGCCACTCGTGATCATCGCGGTCTTCGGGCCGCTGTCCGTCCACCGCTACCGGGAGATGAGCCGTTGA